The Sphingomonas sp. So64.6b genome includes a region encoding these proteins:
- a CDS encoding response regulator, giving the protein MIIDDSVTIRAMMEQVLLHDHQFEVAGIASSVDEARQMMRTISHDVVTLDLSMPDIGGLEFLDELSTRTHAPIVVVSSSTRSESPAAAEALEHGAFACFDKARLVADVRGFLGVLRKAATGKKRAQ; this is encoded by the coding sequence TTGATCATCGACGATTCGGTCACAATTCGCGCGATGATGGAGCAGGTTCTGCTTCACGATCATCAATTCGAAGTGGCCGGTATCGCTTCCAGCGTGGACGAAGCGCGGCAGATGATGCGTACCATTTCTCACGACGTCGTGACGCTCGACCTGTCGATGCCGGATATCGGCGGCCTCGAATTTCTTGACGAGCTGTCGACCCGGACTCACGCGCCGATCGTCGTGGTCTCTTCGTCCACCAGGAGCGAAAGTCCCGCAGCAGCTGAGGCGCTGGAACATGGCGCATTTGCCTGCTTCGACAAGGCAAGGCTGGTCGCCGACGTGCGTGGTTTCCTTGGCGTTCTGCGAAAGGCGGCGACCGGGAAGAAGCGCGCGCAATAA
- a CDS encoding nuclear transport factor 2 family protein, translated as MDDSASDDILTVLTRYAAAWRAGDLQAIMSCYHDDFTLHYFGTSPLAGVHRGKGAALAVLADFSRRSRRRLIEISDIAAGATRGVILAREEISIGGRPVEIDRTLIYAVRDSLLAECWVLDQDQRLIDEMLQQVVD; from the coding sequence ATGGATGATAGTGCAAGCGACGACATCCTCACCGTCCTGACGCGCTACGCCGCGGCATGGCGTGCCGGGGACCTGCAGGCGATCATGTCATGCTATCATGACGACTTCACGCTTCATTATTTCGGGACGAGCCCGCTGGCCGGCGTGCATCGCGGCAAGGGTGCAGCGCTGGCCGTACTGGCGGATTTCTCCCGCCGGTCGCGGCGACGCCTGATCGAGATCAGCGACATAGCCGCGGGCGCCACGCGCGGCGTGATCCTGGCGCGCGAGGAGATTTCGATCGGGGGACGTCCGGTCGAGATCGACCGCACGCTGATCTATGCCGTCAGGGATTCCCTGCTGGCCGAATGCTGGGTGCTCGATCAGGATCAACGCCTGATCGACGAGATGCTTCAGCAGGTTGTTGATTAG
- a CDS encoding malonyl-CoA synthase, translated as MSNLYSRLAACFPNDTKPFAHLSDGRVVTYGDLEIETARYANALTKLGVAIGDRVAVQAEKSIELLILYLACVRAGAVFLPLNPAYTAGELDYFMRDAEPALFVCDPASQTRIETLAAAAGIARVETLDASGGGSLPAIAASQPALFETVERDDDDLAAILYTSGTTGRSKGAMLSHDNLASNAFTLKEYWRFTGDDVLLHALPIFHTHGLFVATNIMLAAGGSMRFLAKFDAEAVLRELPHATVMMGVPTFYIRLLGEPRFTRDLVGHIRLFVSGSAPLSADIHREFAGRTGHAILERYGMTETNMNTSNPYDGDRRAGTVGFPLPGVSIRTVDPENHAPLAQGEVGMIAIAGPNVFKGYWRMPEKTAAEFHDGHFLSGDLGLIDDRGYVSIVGRAKDLIISGGYNVYPAEVETALDELEEIHESAVIGVPHPDLGEGVVAVVVPRETGFADSGRVKALLADSLARFKQPRRIVFVDALPKNAMGKVQKTVLRADYGDSFTG; from the coding sequence ATGAGCAATCTCTACAGCCGGCTCGCCGCTTGCTTTCCAAACGATACCAAGCCGTTCGCACATCTATCCGACGGCAGGGTCGTCACTTATGGCGACCTGGAGATCGAAACGGCGCGCTACGCCAACGCGTTGACTAAACTGGGCGTCGCGATCGGCGATCGGGTCGCGGTGCAGGCGGAAAAGAGCATTGAGTTGCTGATCCTCTACCTTGCCTGCGTTCGTGCGGGTGCGGTGTTTCTGCCGCTCAACCCGGCCTACACGGCGGGCGAGCTCGACTATTTCATGCGCGATGCCGAACCTGCGTTGTTCGTGTGCGATCCCGCCAGCCAGACCCGGATCGAAACGCTCGCGGCGGCTGCCGGAATCGCCCGGGTCGAAACGCTCGATGCGTCGGGCGGCGGATCGCTGCCGGCGATCGCTGCGTCGCAGCCCGCCCTGTTCGAGACGGTCGAGCGCGACGACGATGATCTCGCGGCGATCCTCTACACCTCGGGAACGACGGGCCGGTCCAAGGGCGCGATGCTCAGCCACGATAATCTCGCCTCCAACGCCTTTACGCTGAAGGAGTATTGGCGCTTCACCGGCGATGATGTGCTGCTCCACGCGCTGCCGATCTTCCACACGCACGGCCTGTTCGTCGCGACCAACATCATGCTCGCCGCTGGCGGATCGATGCGCTTCCTGGCCAAATTCGATGCCGAAGCGGTGCTGCGCGAATTACCGCATGCGACGGTCATGATGGGCGTGCCGACCTTCTATATCAGATTGCTGGGCGAGCCGCGCTTCACGCGCGATCTGGTCGGCCATATCCGCTTGTTCGTGTCGGGCTCGGCACCGCTCTCCGCCGACATCCATCGTGAGTTTGCGGGCCGTACCGGGCACGCGATCCTCGAACGCTATGGCATGACCGAAACCAACATGAACACGTCGAACCCCTATGACGGCGACCGGCGCGCCGGCACGGTGGGTTTCCCGCTGCCCGGCGTATCGATCCGCACCGTCGATCCCGAAAACCACGCGCCGCTGGCGCAGGGCGAGGTCGGGATGATCGCGATTGCCGGTCCCAACGTGTTCAAGGGATATTGGCGAATGCCCGAAAAGACCGCAGCGGAATTCCATGACGGGCATTTCCTGTCCGGCGATCTGGGTTTGATCGATGACCGCGGTTACGTCTCGATCGTCGGCCGGGCCAAGGACCTGATCATTTCGGGCGGTTACAACGTCTATCCGGCAGAGGTCGAAACCGCACTCGACGAGCTTGAGGAAATCCATGAATCGGCGGTGATCGGCGTGCCGCACCCCGATCTCGGCGAGGGCGTGGTCGCGGTCGTCGTGCCGCGCGAAACCGGATTTGCCGATTCCGGGCGGGTCAAGGCGTTGCTGGCGGACAGTCTGGCGCGCTTCAAACAGCCGCGCCGTATCGTCTTTGTCGATGCCCTGCCCAAGAACGCGATGGGCAAGGTGCAGAAGACCGTGCTGCGCGCCGACTATGGGGACAGTTTTACGGGTTAG
- a CDS encoding nuclear transport factor 2 family protein codes for MKLLISMLALATASPPLAAPADRAADTLVAFADRFDQAQLTKDGAALERMVSDDLVFIDGSGKRLGKRDFIEGWTAPDDRFEPIVLVDRTVTELGPDAGVVGAETLLKGSSGGKSFASRFRFSDTFRRIKGEWRAVHIQVTRMPNP; via the coding sequence ATGAAGCTTTTGATTTCGATGCTTGCGCTCGCCACGGCGTCACCCCCCCTCGCCGCGCCGGCGGATCGCGCTGCCGACACGCTGGTCGCCTTCGCGGATAGGTTCGACCAGGCGCAGCTGACCAAGGATGGCGCCGCGCTCGAACGGATGGTGTCCGACGATCTGGTGTTCATCGACGGATCGGGCAAGCGGCTCGGCAAGCGTGACTTCATCGAAGGGTGGACCGCACCCGACGACCGCTTCGAGCCGATCGTGCTGGTCGACCGCACGGTGACGGAACTGGGTCCGGATGCCGGTGTGGTCGGCGCGGAAACGCTGTTGAAGGGCAGTTCGGGCGGCAAGAGCTTCGCCAGCCGCTTCCGCTTTTCCGACACCTTCCGCCGCATCAAGGGCGAGTGGCGCGCAGTGCATATCCAGGTCACGCGGATGCCTAACCCGTAA
- a CDS encoding cytochrome P460 family protein translates to MTAFKIILLGCIATLTIGASDDSEVAYPQGFREWTHVTSSYVGEGNPSFPKYAGIHHIYANQPAMTGYRTGAFPLGSVIAFDLHAPKTGPGSIQPGARMLVDVMEKRRDGWRFIEFLGDSRTEVAVTGAQGVTRCMACHTKAQRDGVFSRLDG, encoded by the coding sequence ATGACCGCTTTCAAGATCATCCTGCTCGGTTGCATCGCCACGCTGACGATCGGCGCAAGCGACGATAGCGAGGTCGCCTACCCGCAAGGCTTTCGCGAATGGACTCATGTCACCAGCAGCTATGTCGGCGAAGGCAATCCTTCCTTTCCGAAATATGCCGGCATCCATCATATCTATGCCAATCAGCCCGCGATGACGGGTTATCGAACGGGTGCGTTCCCGCTCGGTTCGGTCATCGCGTTCGACCTGCATGCACCGAAGACCGGTCCGGGCAGTATCCAGCCCGGTGCCCGCATGCTGGTCGACGTGATGGAGAAGAGGCGCGACGGCTGGCGCTTCATCGAATTCCTCGGCGACAGCCGGACCGAGGTCGCCGTCACGGGGGCTCAGGGCGTCACGCGCTGCATGGCCTGCCACACCAAGGCGCAGCGCGACGGCGTCTTCAGCCGCCTGGACGGCTGA
- a CDS encoding transporter: MRHRFFRPSMIMHPALLLCGVAAGLSPMPGLAQEIVALPATVERQKLDDAWWTGPMMANSAATLPRGHALIETYVYDRINATSHGFGSLTYLLYGITDGVTLGVKPSFGFNAVKNGRDGSGVGFGDLTFSAQLRLTSFDAAKSIPAIAVSLQHSLPTGKHDRLGDRPGDGLGSGAHTTTLSLYAQHYFWLPNGRIFRARLNVSNAFSSKATLNDVSVYGTGDGFRGHAMPGGSFTIGLSGEYSLTRSWVLALDLIRNHEGPTRVAGFDIRDLADPLPVRYRSNVSTTFAIAPGVEYSWKANLGILFAARFIPKGRHNSASITPAVAINYVY, from the coding sequence ATGCGCCACCGCTTTTTCCGCCCGTCCATGATCATGCATCCGGCCTTGCTGCTTTGCGGTGTTGCCGCCGGACTATCGCCAATGCCCGGCCTGGCGCAGGAAATTGTGGCGCTTCCCGCGACGGTCGAACGTCAGAAGCTCGACGATGCCTGGTGGACCGGGCCGATGATGGCCAATTCGGCGGCGACCCTGCCGCGCGGTCATGCGCTGATCGAGACGTATGTCTATGACCGGATCAACGCGACATCGCACGGCTTCGGCTCGCTGACCTATCTGCTCTACGGGATCACCGACGGTGTGACGCTGGGCGTGAAGCCGTCATTCGGTTTCAATGCGGTGAAGAATGGCCGCGATGGTTCGGGCGTCGGTTTTGGCGACCTGACCTTTTCGGCGCAGCTTCGCCTGACCTCGTTCGACGCCGCGAAATCGATTCCGGCGATCGCCGTGTCGTTGCAGCACAGCCTGCCCACCGGAAAGCATGACCGGCTCGGTGACCGGCCGGGCGATGGGCTCGGCAGCGGCGCCCACACCACCACGCTATCGCTCTATGCGCAGCATTATTTCTGGCTGCCCAATGGCCGCATCTTCCGGGCCCGGCTGAATGTCTCGAATGCCTTTTCCAGTAAGGCGACGCTGAACGATGTCAGCGTGTACGGCACCGGGGACGGCTTTCGCGGCCACGCCATGCCGGGCGGGTCCTTCACCATCGGCCTGTCCGGCGAATATAGCCTGACGCGAAGCTGGGTGCTGGCGCTCGACCTGATCCGTAATCATGAAGGGCCGACGCGTGTGGCCGGTTTCGATATTCGCGATTTGGCCGATCCGCTGCCGGTCCGCTATCGCTCCAACGTGAGCACGACCTTCGCGATCGCGCCGGGCGTCGAATATAGCTGGAAAGCCAATCTCGGCATCCTGTTCGCGGCGCGTTTCATTCCGAAGGGGCGTCACAACAGCGCCTCGATCACGCCGGCGGTGGCAATCAATTACGTCTATTGA
- a CDS encoding PLP-dependent aminotransferase family protein — translation MEIFEIELDIGSAETPHRARRLHQQLKAAIVGGELKPGTKLPSSRQSATLFGMARTTVVGVYDQLLGEGYLTARHGSGTYVADSPPSLPAARAADTPVPEHRLNPFWFRHDVTSAFGFFDDRSAIVPAPEGERFDFRPGLVDLKNFPFDIWRRVSAQKERAFERAPFNYGDPQGDRDLRSAVSMHLSVMRGVACHADDLIITSGAQQAFDLLARILVDPGRTRVAVEEPGYGPTRIPFAAAGATLYPVEVDAEGMIVGQLPADIDIICVSPSHQFPLGSTLSKKRRAALIQFARDHGAIIIEDDYDGEFRAKGGPIKALKSADEDDVVFYVGTFSKSTLPNIRLGFVLPPSWATQALVTAKICIDGPCSLPAQTAMTGFIAGGHLTRHIARMRRLYGERRQLLLDLLRDDFADWLDPIESAYGMHVTALSNGAIDVDAVIATLARRNVEIRSLRRYYLGAASHAGLVFGLGSMDLPAMRRAMALVHDVMREAPPAQ, via the coding sequence GTGGAAATCTTTGAGATCGAGCTGGATATCGGATCGGCGGAAACCCCGCATCGGGCACGTCGCCTGCATCAGCAACTGAAAGCGGCCATTGTCGGCGGCGAGTTGAAGCCGGGTACCAAGCTGCCCTCGAGCCGCCAGTCGGCCACATTGTTCGGCATGGCGCGGACGACCGTCGTCGGTGTTTATGACCAGTTGCTTGGCGAAGGGTATCTGACCGCGCGGCACGGGTCGGGCACTTATGTCGCGGACAGCCCGCCATCGCTTCCCGCCGCGCGCGCGGCGGACACGCCAGTGCCGGAACATCGGCTGAACCCGTTCTGGTTCCGGCACGACGTGACATCGGCCTTTGGTTTCTTCGATGACCGCAGCGCGATCGTCCCGGCACCGGAGGGCGAGCGGTTCGATTTTCGCCCGGGCCTGGTCGACCTGAAGAATTTTCCGTTCGACATCTGGCGCCGAGTGTCCGCGCAAAAGGAGCGCGCATTCGAGCGGGCACCGTTCAACTATGGCGATCCGCAGGGCGACCGCGATCTGCGCTCGGCGGTGTCGATGCATTTGTCGGTGATGCGCGGGGTCGCATGTCATGCCGACGACCTGATCATCACCAGCGGGGCACAGCAAGCGTTCGACCTGCTCGCGCGGATCCTGGTCGATCCGGGCCGCACCAGGGTTGCGGTCGAGGAGCCGGGTTACGGGCCGACGCGCATTCCCTTCGCCGCGGCCGGCGCGACGCTGTATCCGGTAGAGGTCGATGCCGAGGGCATGATCGTCGGGCAATTGCCGGCCGATATCGACATCATCTGCGTCAGCCCTTCACATCAGTTTCCGCTTGGATCGACGCTGTCGAAAAAGCGCCGCGCGGCGCTGATCCAGTTCGCGCGCGATCATGGGGCGATCATCATCGAGGATGATTATGACGGGGAGTTCCGCGCCAAGGGTGGGCCGATCAAGGCGCTGAAGAGCGCCGACGAGGACGACGTCGTGTTCTATGTCGGCACCTTCTCCAAATCGACCTTGCCCAATATCCGGCTCGGTTTCGTCCTGCCCCCATCCTGGGCGACGCAAGCGCTGGTCACCGCGAAGATCTGCATCGACGGGCCCTGCTCGCTGCCGGCCCAGACGGCGATGACCGGCTTCATCGCTGGCGGGCATCTGACGCGTCACATCGCGCGGATGCGGCGCCTTTATGGCGAGCGCCGGCAGTTGCTGCTCGACCTGTTGCGCGACGACTTCGCCGATTGGCTCGATCCGATCGAGTCGGCTTACGGCATGCATGTGACCGCCCTGTCGAACGGGGCGATCGATGTCGACGCGGTGATCGCGACGCTGGCGCGGCGCAATGTCGAGATCCGCAGCTTGCGGCGATATTATCTTGGCGCGGCGAGCCATGCCGGGCTGGTGTTCGGGCTGGGATCGATGGACCTGCCGGCGATGCGCCGCGCCATGGCGCTGGTCCATGATGTGATGCGGGAAGCGCCGCCGGCTCAATAG
- the rutB gene encoding pyrimidine utilization protein B: protein MSANTTVNSSPTVEGKRYVTLPARPEPLRVAVDETAIVVIDMQNAYASPGGYVDLAGFDISGAAGAIDRVAAVLDTARHAGVQIVYLQNGWDPDYAEAGGPGSPNWHKSNALKTMRARPELHGRLLARGGWDYEIVDALTPQPGDLRVHKTRYSAFFNSQLDSTLRARGIRNIVFVGIATNVCVESTLRDGFHLEYFGVMLEDATHHLGPDYLQAATVYNVEKFFGWVSTVPDFCGTFGQIADSDPATTTRSP, encoded by the coding sequence ATGTCCGCAAACACGACCGTGAATTCGTCGCCGACGGTCGAGGGCAAGCGCTACGTCACCTTGCCCGCTCGGCCCGAGCCGTTGCGTGTCGCGGTCGATGAAACCGCGATCGTCGTGATCGACATGCAGAACGCCTATGCCTCGCCCGGCGGTTATGTCGATCTTGCCGGGTTCGACATCTCCGGCGCGGCGGGCGCGATCGATCGGGTCGCGGCGGTGCTCGATACCGCGCGGCACGCCGGGGTGCAGATCGTCTATCTGCAAAATGGCTGGGACCCGGACTATGCCGAAGCCGGCGGCCCCGGCTCGCCCAACTGGCACAAGTCGAACGCGCTGAAGACGATGCGCGCGCGGCCCGAATTGCACGGGCGATTGCTCGCGCGCGGCGGCTGGGATTATGAGATCGTCGATGCGCTGACCCCGCAACCGGGCGATCTGCGCGTGCACAAGACACGCTATTCCGCCTTCTTCAATTCGCAACTCGACAGCACGCTCCGCGCACGCGGCATCCGCAACATCGTGTTCGTCGGCATCGCCACCAATGTCTGCGTCGAAAGCACGCTGCGCGACGGCTTCCACCTCGAATATTTCGGCGTGATGCTGGAGGATGCGACGCATCATCTCGGGCCGGACTATTTGCAGGCCGCGACCGTCTATAATGTCGAGAAATTCTTCGGCTGGGTGTCGACCGTGCCCGATTTCTGCGGCACGTTCGGGCAAATCGCCGACAGCGATCCAGCTACCACCACCCGTTCACCCTGA
- the rutC gene encoding pyrimidine utilization protein C, which produces MPFTPINPSQFPTPIAPYSAGARAGNTVYVSGVLALGEGGAVLHVGDAAAQTRHILDVIKITLEAGGATLEDVAMNHIFLKDLADYAAFNAVYAEYFPGAKPARYCIRCDLVKPDCLVEIASVAHIS; this is translated from the coding sequence ATGCCCTTTACCCCGATCAACCCGTCGCAATTCCCCACCCCGATCGCGCCCTATTCGGCTGGCGCCAGGGCAGGTAACACCGTCTATGTCTCGGGTGTGCTCGCGCTCGGCGAAGGCGGCGCGGTGCTGCATGTCGGTGATGCGGCGGCGCAGACCCGCCATATTCTCGACGTCATCAAGATCACGCTCGAGGCCGGCGGTGCGACGCTGGAGGACGTGGCGATGAACCATATCTTCCTCAAGGATCTGGCCGATTATGCCGCGTTCAATGCGGTCTATGCCGAGTATTTTCCCGGCGCGAAGCCCGCGCGCTACTGCATTCGATGCGATCTGGTGAAGCCCGATTGCCTGGTCGAGATCGCCAGCGTGGCACATATCAGTTGA
- the rutD gene encoding pyrimidine utilization protein D, whose amino-acid sequence MPEAAGLYYETQGFIDAPPLILSSGMGGSASYWRPNIAALTEHFHVIAYDHRGTGRSDRTVTPRIESIGDDMLALMDALNIPSASIMGHAIGGMGGLALALDAPARVDRLVVVNGWGQPDPYTARCFDTRLSLLRHGGVRDYVHAQPIFLYPPQWISDHHAELEEEEAAHIAAFPAEMVEQRILEAVRFDVMERLAKLVVPTLLLASGDDGLVPPGCSQSLADAIPGARLETMKWGGHACNVTDPDTFNALILDFLRS is encoded by the coding sequence ATGCCCGAGGCCGCGGGTCTTTATTACGAAACCCAAGGCTTCATAGATGCGCCGCCGCTTATCCTGTCGTCGGGCATGGGCGGATCGGCGAGTTACTGGCGCCCGAACATCGCTGCGCTCACTGAGCATTTTCACGTCATCGCTTATGATCATCGCGGTACCGGGCGTTCGGACCGAACGGTCACGCCGCGCATCGAAAGCATCGGCGACGATATGCTCGCGCTGATGGACGCGCTGAATATCCCGAGCGCCTCGATCATGGGGCACGCCATTGGCGGCATGGGCGGTCTCGCGCTCGCGCTCGATGCGCCGGCGCGGGTCGATCGGCTGGTGGTGGTCAATGGCTGGGGGCAGCCCGATCCCTATACCGCACGTTGTTTCGACACGCGGCTGAGCCTGCTGCGTCATGGCGGTGTGCGTGACTATGTCCACGCACAGCCAATCTTTCTCTATCCACCGCAATGGATCTCCGATCATCATGCGGAACTGGAGGAGGAAGAGGCCGCGCATATCGCAGCCTTCCCCGCCGAGATGGTCGAGCAGCGCATCCTCGAAGCGGTGCGCTTCGATGTGATGGAACGTCTCGCGAAACTGGTCGTGCCGACGCTGCTGCTCGCAAGTGGCGATGACGGGCTGGTGCCGCCGGGTTGTTCCCAATCGCTCGCAGACGCCATCCCCGGCGCCCGGCTCGAGACCATGAAATGGGGCGGCCACGCATGCAACGTCACCGATCCCGATACCTTCAACGCACTCATTCTCGATTTTCTGAGGAGCTAA